A stretch of Xenopus laevis strain J_2021 chromosome 8S, Xenopus_laevis_v10.1, whole genome shotgun sequence DNA encodes these proteins:
- the gpr21.S gene encoding probable G-protein coupled receptor 21 produces MNSSIDDSNSSSSSHPFCLLGIGSHEAIPVCILEVGIIIFLTVLIISGNLIVIFVFHCAPLLNHHTTSYFIQTMAYADLLVGVSCLVPSFSLLHYPAVLPEYFVCRMFGYVVSVLKSVSMTSLACISIDRYIAITKPLTYNTLVTACRLRFCILILWVYSCAVFLPTFLGWGKPGYHGDVFQSCANLWHTSPYFTSFIVIMLYAPAAIIVCFTYFNIFRICQQHTKEINERRIRFSTSESEPSQGQPSPDKHYATVLFRITSVFYILWLPYIIYFLLESSKVYANQTASFLTTWLAISNSFCNCVIYSMSNSVFQKGLKRLSGTVCASCSRQGESNEVPGTVSKRPTDGCNP; encoded by the coding sequence CAGTCTGCATCTTGGAAGTTGGTATAATCATCTTCCTCACTGTATTGATCATCTCAGGCAATTTGATTGTGATCTTCGTCTTCCACTGTGCTCCTCTACTCAACCACCACACCACTAGCTACTTCATACAAACAATGGCATATGCAGACCTTCTTGTTGGTGTAAGCTGTTTGGTGCCTTCTTTCTCTCTTCTTCACTATCCTGCTGTCCTTCCGGAGTACTTTGTGTGCAGGATGTTTGGATATGTGGTATCTGTTCTGAAGAGTGTGTCTATGACATCTTTGGCCTGTATTAGCATTGACCGGTACATTGCCATCACAAAACCTCTGACATATAACACACTTGTCACAGCATGTCGGCTGCGCTTCTGCATCCTGATCTTATGGGTATATTCATGTGCAGTGTTTCTGCCCACGTTTTTAGGTTGGGGGAAGCCTGGATACCATGGGGATGTGTTTCAATCCTGTGCAAACTTATGGCACACTAGCCCATACTTCACTTCCTTCATTGTGATCATGCTGTATGCTCCGGCAGCCATCATTGTTTGCTTTACCTACTTTAACATCTTTCGGATCTGCCAGCAGCACACTAAGGAGATAAATGAGAGACGGATACGTTTCAGTACCTCAGAAAGCGAACCTAGCCAGGGGCAGCCCAGCCCGGACAAACACTATGCCACAGTGCTCTTCCGCATTACCAGCGTTTTCTATATTCTCTGGTTGCCCTACATCATCTACTTTCTCCTGGAGAGTTCCAAGGTCTATGCAAACCAAACTGCATCCTTCCTTACAACGTGGTTAGCCATCAGCAATAGCTTCTGTAACTGTGTAATATACAGCATGTCTAACAGTGTTTTTCAGAAGGGACTGAAGCGCCTCTCTGGAACGGTGTGTGCATCATGTTCTAGGCAAGGGGAGAGCAATGAAGTTCCAGGTACTGTAAGCAAGAGACCAACTGATGGCTGCAACCCTTAA